Part of the bacterium genome, TGCCCTCAAAGAAGCCACCGAGTACAAGAAGCCGGTCTCGGTGAAGATCGCCGCGGTGAACAACGTCGTGCCGATTGCCTCGGGCGCCGTGCGTGCCGGGGCCGATATCGTGGCCATTGACGGCCTGATGGGCGGCTCGGGCGCGACGCCGACGGTTATCCGCGATAACGTGGGCATTCCCATCGAGTTCGCCATCGCGGCGGTGGACAGCCGCCTGCGCACCGAGGGCATCCGTAACCGCGCCTCGCTGGTCGCCGCCGGCGGCTTCCGCAACAGCGCCGACATCATCAAGGCCATCGCCCTGGGCGCCGACGCCGTCTACATCGGCACCTCGGCCCTGATCGCTCTGGGCTGCCACATGTGCCAGAAGAGCTACACCGGCAAGTGCACCTGGGGGATCGCCACCCAGGACCCGTACCTGACCAAGCGCCTGAACCCCGAGATCGGCACGAAGCGGCTGACGAACCTGCTGCGGGCCTGGTCGCTGGAGATGAAGGAGATGCTGGGCGGGATGGGCATGAACAGCATTGACAGCCTGCGCGGCAACCGCGAGATGCTCCGCGGTGTGGGCCTGACCAAGGAAGAGATGGACATACTCGAAGTCGAGCCGGCGGGACGGTAGGTGTGGGAGCGCGGGCTTTCCAGCCCGCGCCGCCGGCGGCGGGCTGGAAAGCCCGCGCTCCAGAGGACAACCATGAAACGCATCTATGCCAAAGAAGACGTCTGCATCGGCTGCCGCCTGTGCGAGATCTACTGCATCTTCGAGCACTCCGGCCACCAGACCCTCGTCAAGGCCTTCTCGGACCGCGAGGGCCTGCCCGAGCCGGCGGTGCGCGTCGAGGAAGACGGGGCCATCTCGTTCGCGCTCCAGTGCCGCCACTGTGAGGACGCGCCCTGCCTGGCCGCCTGCATCGCCGGGGCCATGACCCGCGACCCGCAGACCGGCGCCGTCAAGCACGACGAGGAGAAGTGTGTCGGCTGCTGGAGCTGCATCATGGTCTGCCCGTTCGGGGCCATCCGCACCAACATGGAGACCCACAAGGTCGGCAGCAAGTGCGACCTGTGCGCCGGCAAGGACACCCCCGCCTGCGTGGCCCACTGCCCGAATGAGGCGCTGGTGTACGAGTAGGGATTGGGGATTCGGGATTCGAGGCCGGGGTAGGTGCCGTCAGCGCCGGAGGCGCGGCTCAAGCTAGGCGGGGGCGGAAGCCCCCGTCAGCCGGGAACCTCCCTTTCTTCTTGGTGTGGCGGGCGGGCCGCCCGCCCTACTAATCGAGGCATCGGACATGAGCGAAAAACGTTACGACTATCTCATCCTGGGCAACTCGACCGCGGCCGTGGCGGCTGTTGAGGCCATCCGGTCGGCGGATGCCGACGGCACGCTGGCCGTCGTGTCCGACCAGCCCAACCACGTCTACAGCCCGCCGCTCATCACGTACGTGCTGAGCGGCAAGATCGCCGAGGATAAGCTCTACACCCGCTCGCGCGATTTCTACGAGCAGCTCAGCGCGGACACGTACTTCGGCGTCCCGGTGACGCAGGTCAAGCCTGAGGCGCACCAGGTCGTTCTGGCCTCGGGCGCGACACTGGGCTATGGCAAGCTCCTGCTGGCCACCGGCGGCACGCCCATCGTCCCGCCGCTGCCCGGCGTCGAGCTGCAGGGCGTCTTCACCTTCACCCGCCATGACGACATGGTCCGCGTGCGGGAGTTCATCCAGGGCAACCGCGTGGCCCAGGCCGTCGTCATCGGCGGCGGTATGATCGGCGTGAAGGTCGCCGAGGCCTTCGCCGCCCTGGGCCTGGAGACCACCATCGTTGAGTTGGTGGATCGCGTCCTGGCCCAGGCGCTGGATGAGACGGGCTCCGCGATGGCCAAGCGCGCCCTGGAAGCCGCCGGCGTCCGCGTCCTGACCGGCTCGGGCGTGACCAGCATCGGCGGCAGCGACGGCAAAGTCCAGAGTGTGACGCTCGACAGCGGCTCGCGGCTGCCGGCGCAGATCGTCGTGGTGGCCGTCGGCGTGCGGCCGAACGTGCAGTTGGCCCACGAGGCCGGCCTGTCGGTCAATCGCGGGGTGCTGGTGGATGACCACCTGCGCACCAGCGCGGCGGATGTCTACGCGGCCGGCGACGTGGCCGAGGCGTATGACCCGCTCATCGGCGAGGCGCGGCCGATTGCCATCTGGCCGGCGGCGTCGCTGCAGGGCGAGGCCGCGGGCCTGAACATGGCGGGCCAGGACGCCGCCTATGACGGCAGCATCCCGATGAACTCGATCCAGGTGTGCGGCCTGCCCACGATCTCGGTGGGCCTCATCGCCCCGCCGGACGGCTGTGAGACGCTCGAGTACCGCTCCCCCGACGGCAAGAGCTACCGCCGCATGCTCATCGTCGGCGACCGCATCGTCGGCGCGATCTTTGTGGGCGACATAGACCGAGCCGGCATCATCACCGGGCTCATCCGGGGCGCGATTGATGTCAGCAGCTTCCGCGAGAAGCTGATCCAGCGCGACCTGGGCCTGCTGTCGCTGCCCAAGCAGTACCGCAGGCACATCGTCAGCGGGCCGGGGATTGAAGTATAAGGCAGAAGGATGAAGGCAGAAGGATGAAGATCGACGCCGCCAACCTGCACTATCGCGAACTCAATGAGCGGATCAAGGCAGCCGTGGCCGCCGGCGAGACGCAGTTCGACCTCGT contains:
- a CDS encoding 4Fe-4S dicluster domain-containing protein produces the protein MKRIYAKEDVCIGCRLCEIYCIFEHSGHQTLVKAFSDREGLPEPAVRVEEDGAISFALQCRHCEDAPCLAACIAGAMTRDPQTGAVKHDEEKCVGCWSCIMVCPFGAIRTNMETHKVGSKCDLCAGKDTPACVAHCPNEALVYE
- a CDS encoding FAD-dependent oxidoreductase; its protein translation is MSEKRYDYLILGNSTAAVAAVEAIRSADADGTLAVVSDQPNHVYSPPLITYVLSGKIAEDKLYTRSRDFYEQLSADTYFGVPVTQVKPEAHQVVLASGATLGYGKLLLATGGTPIVPPLPGVELQGVFTFTRHDDMVRVREFIQGNRVAQAVVIGGGMIGVKVAEAFAALGLETTIVELVDRVLAQALDETGSAMAKRALEAAGVRVLTGSGVTSIGGSDGKVQSVTLDSGSRLPAQIVVVAVGVRPNVQLAHEAGLSVNRGVLVDDHLRTSAADVYAAGDVAEAYDPLIGEARPIAIWPAASLQGEAAGLNMAGQDAAYDGSIPMNSIQVCGLPTISVGLIAPPDGCETLEYRSPDGKSYRRMLIVGDRIVGAIFVGDIDRAGIITGLIRGAIDVSSFREKLIQRDLGLLSLPKQYRRHIVSGPGIEV